A segment of the Odoribacter splanchnicus DSM 20712 genome:
TGACAACGACTTTAGCTTCTAATCCGGTAAGGAAGCCTGCAAGCAGCACGGTTTATCTGGATCAGACCGGTCACAGTACGCTGAAGAACCCGTTTGAACGGGCTTCCAATCAGATTCAGATAGATTCCCAGTTGAATCCTTCCTATACCATGGAAAGTTATATCGAAGGCAACTGTAACCGTTTGGCAAGGTCTGCCGGTATGGCTATCGCTCAGAAACCCGGAGGAACGGCTTTCAATCCTTTGTTGATCTATGGTGGTTCAGGGCTCGGAAAAACACATTTGGCACAAGCGATCGGTCTGGAAGTGAAACAGAATTTTCCGAATAAGGTCGTCTTGTACGTGTCGACCAATATCTTTCAGACTCAGTTTACAGAGGCGGTGCGTCGGAATGAAGTGAACGATTTCCTTCATTTCTATCAGTTGATCGATGTATTGATTTTGGATGATATACAAGAACTGGCCGGAAAGACCGGTACTCAAAATACTTTTTTCCATATTTTCAACCATTTGCATCAGTCCGGGAAACAGTTGATCCTGACTTGTGATAAGGCTCCGGCCGAATTGGAAGGAATGGAAGATCGTTTGCTGTCCCGTTTCCGTTGGGGATTATCGGCCGAGATCAAGGCGCCGGATTTCGATACACGTAAAGAAATCGTGTTGAACAAAGCCCGGAAAGACGGTATCGATTTTTCAGAAGAAGTGATCGAATATATCTGTAAATATGTCGATCATAATGTCCGGGAATTAGAAGGAGCGATGATTTCTTTGCTGGCTCAGTCGACTTTTAATAAGAGGGACCTGACGGTGGACGTCGTTAGAGATATCCTTGGAAAAATGGTGAAGAAACCTACGGAAGAATTGACGGTCGATAAAATCCAGGAAGTGGTTTGTGAACATTTTAATATTCCGTCGGAGCTTTTACAGACGAAAACCCGAAAACGTGAGGTGGTACAAGCCCGTCAACTGGCTATGTATTTCTGTAAAAACTATACGAAGTATTCTTTGTCGTATATCGGTAGCCAAATCGGTAAAAAAGATCATGCTACGGTCTTATACGCCTGCAAAGCGGTCACCGACCTGATCGAAACTGACCGGAATTTTAAGATCCAGGTGGAGGAGATTCAACGGAAATTGTATTGCCGGAATTAAAGCGGCATTGTTACTGAAGCCGCATTGTTCCAACCGGAATAGAAGAAGATTCGGTAAACTGAATGTTTAACTGCTGAGGTGCCCGATT
Coding sequences within it:
- the dnaA gene encoding chromosomal replication initiator protein DnaA translates to MEKEGKNIWLKCLSLIQKQVLPEKFKTLFEPIRAVRFKDDVLTIQVASAYVYEVLEGEYIDILKSALKAVIGPNAKLAYSVVVERSKPSEPLTTTLASNPVRKPASSTVYLDQTGHSTLKNPFERASNQIQIDSQLNPSYTMESYIEGNCNRLARSAGMAIAQKPGGTAFNPLLIYGGSGLGKTHLAQAIGLEVKQNFPNKVVLYVSTNIFQTQFTEAVRRNEVNDFLHFYQLIDVLILDDIQELAGKTGTQNTFFHIFNHLHQSGKQLILTCDKAPAELEGMEDRLLSRFRWGLSAEIKAPDFDTRKEIVLNKARKDGIDFSEEVIEYICKYVDHNVRELEGAMISLLAQSTFNKRDLTVDVVRDILGKMVKKPTEELTVDKIQEVVCEHFNIPSELLQTKTRKREVVQARQLAMYFCKNYTKYSLSYIGSQIGKKDHATVLYACKAVTDLIETDRNFKIQVEEIQRKLYCRN